A genomic window from Brachyspira sp. SAP_772 includes:
- a CDS encoding FliI/YscN family ATPase, giving the protein MFEGGRLETDREHSFREIHDSFDKYRKVVDDVAMLKFCGKVKEVIGSLVVSEGPFAKLGDICRIFKNDDTYIDAEVIGFRNQDVLLSTYGSVNGITFGNMVYSSDKPLSIICSDKILGTVLNGMGKPLSGGGHKFYETPIPINHTSVNPLNRPRIKKNIQTGVRAIDGLLTVGKGQRMAIMSGTGVGKSTLLSMIARNTNADVNVIALIGERRREVLDFIERDLGEEGLKRSVVVVATSDDAPLLRVRAAYTATTIAEYFRDQGKDVMFMVDSVTRFALAQREIGLSRGEPPTTRGYTPSVFSELAQLLERTGTSSKGTITAFYNVLVEGDDLDEPITDAVRGILDGHIVLSRDLANRGHFPAIDINKSISRIMNEVVSNMHKKAAREFLKMSADYNEVKELIMIGGYAKGSMPEVDRAIEYKPMMDRYLQQDMYELSTFADSKENLLSMFFSKGEIEEDLLNSGDVKSANDNTKISDNVKQEDNVVIL; this is encoded by the coding sequence ATGTTTGAAGGCGGCAGATTAGAAACTGATAGAGAGCATTCTTTTAGAGAGATACATGACTCTTTTGACAAATATAGAAAGGTTGTTGATGATGTTGCAATGCTCAAGTTTTGCGGTAAGGTAAAAGAGGTTATAGGTTCGCTTGTTGTGAGTGAAGGGCCTTTTGCAAAGCTTGGAGATATTTGCCGTATATTTAAAAACGACGACACATATATAGATGCTGAAGTTATAGGGTTTAGAAATCAAGATGTTTTGCTTTCTACTTATGGCAGTGTAAATGGTATTACTTTTGGAAATATGGTTTATTCTTCTGATAAGCCTTTATCTATAATTTGTTCTGATAAAATTTTAGGCACTGTATTAAATGGCATGGGTAAGCCATTAAGCGGAGGCGGTCATAAGTTTTATGAAACTCCTATACCTATAAATCATACTTCTGTAAATCCATTAAATAGACCAAGAATCAAAAAAAATATACAAACAGGCGTGCGTGCGATAGATGGGCTTCTTACAGTTGGTAAGGGGCAGCGTATGGCTATAATGAGCGGTACTGGTGTTGGTAAGTCTACACTTTTATCTATGATAGCTAGAAACACTAATGCTGATGTTAATGTTATTGCATTAATTGGTGAGAGAAGAAGAGAGGTATTAGATTTTATAGAGAGAGACCTTGGAGAAGAGGGCTTAAAAAGAAGCGTTGTAGTTGTTGCTACAAGTGATGATGCTCCGCTTTTGAGGGTTCGTGCTGCATATACTGCTACCACAATAGCCGAATATTTTAGAGATCAGGGCAAAGATGTTATGTTTATGGTGGACTCTGTAACTCGTTTTGCTTTGGCTCAAAGAGAAATAGGGCTTTCTAGAGGTGAGCCTCCTACTACAAGGGGATATACTCCTAGTGTTTTTTCAGAATTGGCACAATTATTAGAGAGAACTGGTACTTCTTCAAAGGGTACAATTACTGCTTTCTACAATGTATTGGTTGAAGGTGATGATTTGGATGAGCCTATTACTGATGCAGTTAGAGGTATATTAGACGGGCACATTGTTTTATCAAGAGATTTAGCTAATAGAGGACATTTCCCTGCTATTGATATAAACAAAAGCATATCTAGGATTATGAATGAAGTAGTTTCTAATATGCATAAAAAGGCTGCTAGAGAGTTTTTGAAAATGAGTGCTGATTATAATGAAGTTAAAGAGCTTATTATGATTGGGGGATATGCTAAGGGAAGTATGCCTGAAGTTGATAGAGCTATAGAATATAAACCTATGATGGACAGATATTTACAGCAGGATATGTATGAGCTTTCTACTTTTGCTGACAGTAAAGAAAACTTACTTTCTATGTTTTTCTCTAAAGGCGAAATAGAAGAGGATTTGCTTAATAGCGGTGATGTAAAAAGTGCAAATGACAATACAAAAATTTCCGACAATGTTAAACAGGAAGATAATGTTGTAATATTATAA